The Desulfobacteraceae bacterium sequence CCTCGTCTTCCAGAAGGGCGGCCAGATTCGCCGCAACGGCCTGCGCCTCCCTTGGCGCCAGGATGTAATCCCGCCCCGCCTGGCCGAAATCCGCGGCCAGACCGACGAAGGGCGTCAAAAGGACCGGCAGGCCGGTTGCCATTGCTTCGAGCACCACGTTGGGCATGCCCTCGCGCTGGGAGGGGAAGACAAAGATGTCCGATGCCCGCAGGTAGGTCTCGACGTTGCGCACCAGACCCGGAAAATGGATCCGCTCCGGCGCCCCCGAGGCGCTGCACAGGTGTTGGATGCGCTCTCTGAAGTCCGCCAGCTTGGGGTAAGTGATGTCCTTGCGCAGCCCGACGATGAAAACGTGCGCCTCGGGAAAGCGCCCGGCCAGGTGCGACCAGGCTTCCAGCAATAGATCGCTGCCCTTGCGCGGGTGCACGGCCCCGACGGTGGTGATGATTTTGCGGCGGTCGTCGCTGATCCCTAAAGATTGGCGTGCCGCCCGGCGTTCAGCGGCATCCCGGGCGGGGCGGAAACGGGTGAGGTCGACCCCGTTGGAGATAAATTCCATCCGGGCCGTCACGCCGAGTGCGCGCAGCTGATCCTGCATCTGGGGGTTGTTGACGATGATGCAATCCATTTGGTCGAAGATCAGCCTCAAGGTCTGTCGGCGGATGGCCCGCTGGATGGGGTTGGCGGGCAGCTTCAGGGGCAGCGTGTAGGCGTAGACCAGCGCCGCGCCAAGCCGGCGCATCTGCGGCAGCCAGAAAATGGAGCGCGGCTGGAGGGATGAAACCAGCTGCAGGATCTGGGGGCGATAACCCGGCTGCCGGCAAAAGCGCAAGAGGGCCTGGTTGAAGGCGATTGAACGGCGCCAGCCGGCCGTGGCCGGAAGCGGAATGCGCTGAATCGGGGTCCCCTCGGGCATTTCTTCCGCCGGCGATTGGCCCTCGACGGACGGTCCCGGGATGCCTTCGTGTTGCGGCGACGCGTTCTTTTTCAATTTGGGGGTGCCCGTCAGCACCCGGGTGAGAATTCCGCGTGCCCGCAGGCCGGGGATATAGCGCAGATAGCGCAGCTGGGCGCCGCCGTGGGTCGGGAAAAAATGGGCCGAGGCCAGGAGCAGCTCTATGGTGCGATCGGAGGACATTCAGGAATTATGGGCGCGTCCGGTTGAGGGATGGATTTGGAAAAAGGACCCGTGCAGCGGTTCGACCCGCGGTTCGCTTTCGTCTCCCAGCAGCTTTTGAAAGCGGCCGATGCGGGAACGGATGTCATCCAGGGAGATTTGCGGGTAGCGATGGCGCTGAAACGCCGGTTTGTTGTGGGAGCGCGGCAGACGGGCCTTGGCACGTTTCAGCAGGGTGCGCCCGGTCAACCAAAGCCGGCCCTGGAGCTGCTGGATCAGGGGCGTTTCCGGACGCCGAGAATGGTTTTGAACCGTGGCCGCGAGCACCTCCACAATCCGTTCGCAGGCCAGTTGGCCGTCGCGCGCGGCCAGATAGCGCGCGATGGCCGCCAGGCGGTCCGCGCCGTCCGCCGCGCCGAGCTCGCCGGCGAGAATCTTGCCCAAAACCGCCTGCAGCGCCTCCAGGTCGAATGCCTGGTGGCTGACCAGATTGGGCAGACGGTAAAACCCGTTGTCGTAGGTTTCATCGACGTGTGCCCGGTACGATACGGCCGGGACGCCCATGACGTAAGCCTCCACTCCGGTGGTGCAGCCGTTGTGGAC is a genomic window containing:
- a CDS encoding glycosyltransferase family 4 protein, whose protein sequence is MSSDRTIELLLASAHFFPTHGGAQLRYLRYIPGLRARGILTRVLTGTPKLKKNASPQHEGIPGPSVEGQSPAEEMPEGTPIQRIPLPATAGWRRSIAFNQALLRFCRQPGYRPQILQLVSSLQPRSIFWLPQMRRLGAALVYAYTLPLKLPANPIQRAIRRQTLRLIFDQMDCIIVNNPQMQDQLRALGVTARMEFISNGVDLTRFRPARDAAERRAARQSLGISDDRRKIITTVGAVHPRKGSDLLLEAWSHLAGRFPEAHVFIVGLRKDITYPKLADFRERIQHLCSASGAPERIHFPGLVRNVETYLRASDIFVFPSQREGMPNVVLEAMATGLPVLLTPFVGLAADFGQAGRDYILAPREAQAVAANLAALLEDEALRSELGERARNWVRDHLSIETSLDRYASLYYELAAKTPNGARV